One Desulfuromonas acetexigens genomic window carries:
- a CDS encoding saccharopine dehydrogenase family protein, with product MNKVLIIGAGGVGQVVTHKCAQRRDIFSEITLASRTKAKCDAIAAQISTPIATAQVDADNVPELTALIRKVQPKLVINVALPYQDLHIMDACLATGVDYLDTANYEPLDTAKFEYSWQWAYQDKFKQAGLMALLGSGFDPGVTNVYTALAAKKYLDEVQELDIIDANAGSHGQPFATNFNPEINIREVTAACRHWENGRFVETPALSTKRVFDFPDGIGPMNVYRLYHEEMESIVKHIPTIKKAQFWMTFSDNYLKHLEVLQNVGMTRIDEVEFQGQKIVPIQFLKALLPDPGSLGPLTKGKTCIGVIARGLKDGKRKQVYIYNLCDHEACYREVKSQAISYTTGVPAVVGAIMMLTGKWHAPGVWNMEQFDPEPFLAELGPMGLPTVVVDGGDWPEL from the coding sequence ATGAACAAGGTTCTGATTATCGGCGCCGGCGGGGTCGGCCAGGTCGTTACCCATAAATGCGCCCAGCGGCGCGATATCTTCAGCGAAATCACCCTGGCCTCGCGCACCAAAGCCAAGTGCGACGCCATCGCCGCGCAGATCTCCACGCCGATCGCCACCGCCCAGGTCGACGCCGACAACGTGCCGGAATTGACGGCGCTGATCCGGAAGGTGCAGCCGAAACTGGTCATCAACGTGGCCTTGCCCTACCAGGATCTGCATATCATGGATGCCTGTCTGGCGACCGGCGTCGATTACCTCGACACCGCCAACTACGAGCCGCTCGATACCGCCAAGTTCGAGTACTCCTGGCAGTGGGCCTATCAGGATAAATTCAAGCAGGCCGGGCTCATGGCCCTGCTCGGCTCGGGCTTCGACCCCGGCGTCACCAACGTCTACACCGCCCTGGCGGCGAAGAAGTACCTGGACGAGGTACAGGAGCTCGACATCATCGACGCCAACGCCGGCAGCCACGGCCAGCCCTTCGCCACCAACTTCAACCCGGAGATCAACATCCGCGAAGTGACCGCCGCCTGCCGCCACTGGGAGAACGGCCGGTTCGTGGAAACCCCGGCCCTCTCGACCAAGCGGGTTTTCGATTTCCCCGACGGCATCGGGCCGATGAACGTCTACCGCCTCTACCACGAGGAGATGGAGTCGATCGTCAAGCATATCCCGACCATCAAGAAGGCCCAGTTCTGGATGACCTTCTCGGACAACTATCTGAAGCACCTGGAGGTGCTGCAGAATGTCGGTATGACCCGCATCGACGAGGTCGAATTCCAGGGGCAGAAGATCGTGCCGATTCAGTTCCTGAAGGCTCTCCTCCCCGATCCCGGCAGCCTCGGGCCGCTGACCAAGGGCAAAACCTGCATCGGCGTCATCGCCCGGGGCCTCAAGGACGGCAAGCGCAAGCAGGTCTACATCTATAACCTCTGCGACCACGAGGCCTGCTACCGCGAGGTCAAATCCCAGGCGATCAGCTACACCACCGGCGTACCGGCGGTGGTCGGCGCCATCATGATGCTCACCGGCAAATGGCACGCCCCGGGGGTCTGGAACATGGAACAGTTCGATCCCGAGCCGTTCCTGGCGGAACTCGGCCCCATGGGCCTGCCGACGGTAGTCGTCGACGGCGGCGACTGGCCGGAGCTGTAG
- a CDS encoding nucleotidyltransferase domain-containing protein, whose product MTKVDDTLLQEMTDRLVRTFAPEQVILFGSRAWGRPDEGSDVDLYVIVSESSERPLQRARRALACLSGLQVAKDVLVRTRAEAEKFRDVYASLESQVFEKGRVLYERH is encoded by the coding sequence ATGACCAAGGTTGATGACACATTGCTGCAAGAGATGACTGACCGGCTGGTCCGCACCTTCGCGCCGGAACAGGTGATTCTCTTTGGTTCCCGCGCCTGGGGCCGCCCGGATGAGGGAAGCGACGTCGATCTCTATGTGATCGTGTCGGAGAGCAGCGAGCGGCCCTTGCAGAGAGCTCGTCGAGCGTTGGCCTGTTTGAGCGGGCTGCAAGTCGCCAAGGACGTGCTGGTTCGGACCCGCGCCGAGGCGGAGAAATTTCGCGACGTGTATGCCTCCCTTGAAAGTCAGGTATTTGAAAAGGGCCGGGTTTTGTATGAACGACACTAA
- a CDS encoding ribonuclease Z has translation MPRFFRFLEPTFFAGLIDDPCLIIRDRPIHQSILLDCGALHQVAKREMKPIRAIFVSHAHMDHFMGFDAFLRQVHASPRTVELFGPPGMADRVAARLAGYDWNLAEPYWCTLLVHEVHPEQMISAHFSGPEAFRRHKLGATPRPGNLIYRHNHLEVAAEILDHGIPVLAFRVWERKVFALDGTKLAALGLVAGDWLAELKRRFFADWPKAPPLRITRSTAQGAREESVADAEVFYRQIRATPAMPSIGYLTDWGWSPENLAKVRNFMAGVDLLVGECAFLQAETHKARASRHLGTADWNLLLAELRPRAFLPMHLSKTYLRRSPELYAELAPPPETKLLTLPEHLAPRPLHAHEARALLGY, from the coding sequence ATGCCCCGCTTTTTTCGCTTTCTTGAACCGACCTTTTTTGCCGGACTCATCGACGATCCCTGCCTGATAATCCGCGACCGCCCTATCCACCAGAGCATCCTCCTCGACTGCGGCGCCCTCCATCAGGTCGCCAAACGCGAGATGAAACCGATCCGCGCCATCTTCGTCAGCCACGCGCACATGGATCACTTCATGGGTTTTGACGCCTTTCTCCGCCAGGTTCACGCCAGCCCCCGCACCGTCGAGCTGTTCGGCCCTCCGGGGATGGCCGACCGGGTGGCGGCGCGACTGGCCGGCTACGACTGGAATCTAGCCGAACCCTACTGGTGTACCCTGCTGGTGCATGAAGTCCACCCGGAACAGATGATCTCCGCCCACTTCTCCGGCCCGGAAGCTTTCCGCCGCCACAAACTGGGCGCGACGCCTCGCCCGGGGAATCTCATCTACCGCCATAACCATCTGGAAGTGGCGGCGGAAATCCTCGATCACGGCATTCCGGTCCTCGCCTTTCGGGTCTGGGAGCGAAAAGTCTTCGCCCTGGATGGAACCAAACTGGCGGCGCTCGGCCTGGTGGCGGGGGATTGGTTGGCGGAACTGAAACGGCGCTTTTTCGCAGATTGGCCGAAAGCGCCGCCGCTGCGCATCACCCGAAGCACGGCGCAAGGTGCGCGGGAGGAAAGCGTCGCCGATGCGGAGGTCTTTTATCGGCAAATCCGAGCCACGCCAGCGATGCCGAGTATTGGCTACCTCACCGACTGGGGCTGGTCGCCGGAAAACCTGGCGAAGGTCCGGAATTTTATGGCCGGGGTCGACCTGCTGGTCGGAGAGTGCGCCTTTCTGCAGGCAGAAACCCACAAGGCCCGCGCCTCCCGCCACCTCGGCACCGCCGACTGGAATCTCCTCCTCGCCGAACTGCGCCCGCGCGCCTTTCTGCCCATGCACCTCTCCAAAACCTACCTGAGACGCAGTCCGGAACTGTACGCGGAACTCGCGCCGCCCCCCGAAACAAAGCTGCTCACCCTCCCCGAACACCTGGCCCCCCGCCCTCTGCACGCCCACGAAGCCCGGGCGCTGTTGGGCTATTGA